A genomic window from Sphingobacterium spiritivorum includes:
- a CDS encoding class I SAM-dependent methyltransferase: protein MKKNVDRFTDRVVDYEKYRPSYPNQILSLLTREIGFNKDWLVADIGSGTGISTKLFVDNGNNTFGVEPNQAMREACIHHFKKNRNFIAVNATAEDTKIDDHCIDLIFAGQSFHWFDKVKTKAEFQRILKPEGHIVLVWNQRSPEDEFQRAYEEFLVKHIPEYQTVTQKNITDEHIHEFFVPKDIRKFSLPNQQTFDLKAFFGRVKSSSYFPNEESESKRLYEGLRELFDEYAIDKRLVFNYQTDIYIA from the coding sequence ATGAAAAAGAACGTTGACAGATTTACAGACCGGGTGGTTGATTATGAAAAATACAGACCCAGTTACCCCAATCAGATTCTTTCCCTGCTGACCCGGGAAATCGGTTTTAACAAGGATTGGCTGGTCGCGGATATTGGCAGTGGAACGGGTATATCGACCAAACTGTTTGTGGATAACGGTAACAATACTTTTGGAGTAGAACCTAATCAGGCCATGCGTGAAGCATGTATACATCATTTCAAAAAGAACAGAAATTTTATAGCTGTAAATGCTACAGCTGAGGATACCAAAATCGATGATCATTGTATTGATCTGATCTTTGCGGGACAGTCTTTTCACTGGTTCGATAAAGTGAAGACTAAGGCTGAATTCCAGCGCATTCTGAAGCCTGAAGGACATATCGTACTGGTATGGAATCAACGGAGTCCGGAAGATGAATTTCAGCGTGCTTATGAAGAATTTCTGGTCAAACATATTCCGGAATATCAAACCGTTACTCAAAAGAATATCACAGATGAACATATTCATGAGTTCTTTGTACCAAAAGACATTCGTAAGTTTTCTCTTCCCAATCAGCAAACCTTTGATCTGAAGGCATTTTTTGGCCGTGTGAAATCTTCATCTTACTTTCCGAATGAAGAAAGCGAAAGTAAGAGGCTGTATGAGGGGCTTCGTGAGCTTTTTGATGAGTATGCTATCGACAAGCGTTTGGTGTTTAACTATCAGACGGATATTTACATCGCCTAG